The sequence TGCTTCCCATGAGCACAGCAGCGGGCTGCGTGTCgcggcagggcagggcagtggtgCTGAACAGGGGCTCTGATGAGCTCCTGGGGCAAGGGCCAGGGTTCCTTGTTTAGAAGAGCAGCAGTTCAGCCATAGCAGAGGCCGACTGCCTCTGCATGAAGCAGCAGATGGCTTCCAGGAAGCGAGGTGGGGGGGTAGGTTAGTGCCCCTAGCCAAGGAGAAGGGCTAGGTTCTGTCCCTGGACCCAGCGCCGCAGTGGTATTGCAGCATCTAACACCCATAGAcaccccaggggtggcaggtttgtagaaattttggtggtgcccagaatccACCCCTGccaaactccacccccccacggctctgggagggagtttgggtgggggaggaggtctggggtgcaggccctaggctggggcaggagattggggtgcaggctttgggagggagtttggggatgggagggggtgcagggctgagggggatgggaggggctcaggacaagagtaggggtgtaggggcTAAGGGCTTtgtctggggctgggaatgaggggtttggggtgtgggaagggcttAGGgtgagagctggggctggggcagagggttggggtgtgggggggatgagggcgctggctgggactggagataaggtgtttggggtgtggtAGGGTCTCAGGGCCATGGTAGAGGGTTGGAGTTCAGGgggatgaaggctctggctggggctggaaatgaagggtttgtggtgttggggaggctcagggctctggctgggactgggaataaggtatttggggtgctggaggggctcagggctcaggTAGAGAGTTGAGGGTGCAGTGgtggggtgaaagctctggctgggggtgtgggctctggggtggggcaaggctgggggtgagtttggggtgcaggcaggctgctctgggaccagggccagagaggaggactcccccagccctttccctgccagcagcagtgagctctgggggaggagccccaCTTTTCCAGCACCCCCCAGCAGCACgctcacccccaccactgtcactgcatgtgctcctagggcccctctcaggtccaggaatctccctcccctcccccgtggTGGGTGCCAAGGGGTGCTgcgtgcccctcctcccctgctgttgccctGACTGTAGCCTCGCTgtgggtgagggatggggctgcctccttgcccagcgtggggcaggagcggtgactgtggGCGGAGGGGCCCcttgtgctggtggagggtcccgccggGAAAGGGAAGGGCCTGAGGTGGAAGGGCCGGCTCAGTCTGCCTGGCAGTCGAGGTGGGTGGTACGAAGACCCTGTGGCAGCCAGGAGGCAGCATGGAAGAGGGGGCACCCCCGGCCCCAGGACTCTGCATATTGCTGGTGCTAAGGCCCCACATGGAGCTATCAgtcgctgcccctgccccaggggaggCCCCCTCCGCCCATGCCTTGCTGCAGCATGGCGGCTTCGGTGAATAACCCCCCCACAGCAGCTACCTGCTGGACTGTTAGCAGAGGCCCCATTCCACCGGTGCTGCCTTGACTGCGCTCCGGGCAGGGTTGAGAGGACAgaagtggtgggggtgggggtgcattgGGCAGGGGGCACCTCCCCCCTAGCCCTGCCCTCCCAGCACCATGGGCACTGGCCGTGGTGCCCTCCCAGGGCTAGCCCCTCATCAGTGGTTCTCACTCTTCCCTTGCCCCGCTGTGACTCCCAGCCCCACATTGCTGCCCCTCCCACCCTACACCAAGCTGGTTGCATGGCCTGGCAGCTGGGCGAGCATGGCCCAGGGGAGCTAAGGCCATGGCCCAAGGGCCCTAGTGATGCCTGGGACCCCCACACCCAAGGAAGCAAGCTGGTGGTTCTGCCGTTCCTGTCACCAGCCTGGGATGCAGCGAACAGGGCTGAGCATCctcccaccagccccaccccacagacaGGGCCCAATTCCTGCAACCCCTGCTTTTCTCCCTCTGTGCCCAGCAGAGGAGCCAACCAGCTTGTGGCCTAGCGGCCAGGCACTCAGGAGACcggggctctattcccagctctgtccagACACCAtagggcaagtcccttcccctgccccatgcctcagtctccccagtGGTGAAATGGGGACAATGCTACTGACCTGCTTTGAGGTGGATGGAGAAAAAGAGCTGGGTGTTCACACTCGTTCTGGAGTTCTGCCCACAGAAGTGGCCCATGCCCAATTCACTACAGCCCAATGGGCAGGGGCAACCTGATGCCAAAACATCACCCCCCACTCCTCTGGCGCTGGGGTTAGCTGGGCACCCCAGCACCCAAAGGTGTTTTCAGTCTGCCCAACGTCCGCAAAAAGGTCGAGCAGCCGCCTGGCTCCGGGGCCGTTTTCTACTAGGAGTGGGGAGGGCAGCCTGGCAAAGCACCTTCCCCCTTGGAGGCAGGGATGCCGGCAAGAAAACGCCGCCACCAACAGGAAGgataaaataagatttttatttataGTCTCATAGTAAAGGGGAAGCCTTAACTTGCAAGACACTTCTTGGGCAGTATGTACAACATACTTCAGCTCCGCTGGAGGGAGCCAGGCCCTGGCCAGGGAGCCTGCTACACGGTGTGCACTAGAGATCAGAGAACGCCACGAACTGGAgacggggggagcagggagaagacaggacggagagagagggacagacacacatacacacgcgcTGGCCGTCGCCAGGCCTAGCCCCGGTGCCCCCTTCGCGTCCCGCTGGGACGGAGCCCAGCTGCCCGGGGGCGAGGCCAGCACCACGCAGCCGATATTAGTACCAGCTCTAATGCTTGGGGTGTATTTACATCCGAAAGGCGGGTGGCTGAGGGACGCCCGCGCGCAAGGAAATTTGATCATTACTTTACAAATCTGTTGCCGGGGCCCCTGGGGGCAGCGGCAGAGTCGGGCCGGATTGAACCAAGAGCAGGAAATAAATAGCAATTCATCACCATTCACCCTCGATAAAAACCTCCCCCACGCATCACAGTGGGAGGCCGGACGCCTGGCTTCCGCCCGGCAGCGCAGGAGCCTTCCCGAACGACGAGgagaggctggctctgggcacgCCCGACGGGCACCGctgctctctgcccctccccccagcggcTCAGGTTCACGGGGCGCGTTAGTATAAATAGAAACACTCGTAGAAAATCGACCGGGCGACTCGGGGGGCGTCTCCTCAGAGCCGAGCGCTGCCCAGAGTCTATCCAAAGGCTGTGCGTCCGGCTGGCCCCCAGAGGAAACGCTGCCGGGCCGGgaccggcggggcggggcggggcggggcagaaaGCTGCAGTCCGAGAGCCTCTACTAGAGAAGGGAGAGTCCTTACAGAGCGGGCGGGCAGGGGGCTAACGGCGCCGGGGCGGCCGGGGCCAGTCCATCGCTGCCAGGCGTCTAGCTGGCCTCCATGCGCAGTTTCTTTCGGCTCTGAGGCTCGTCCGGCTCCGACTCCGAGCTGGAGTCGGAGCCGCCGTCGAAGGCGGAGATGGCGCTGCCCTTGGGGTTTGTGTAGAGGCTGCTGTCCGACGAGGAGTAGTTGGCCTGCAGCTGGGCACTCGACCGCGCCTTCTCCAGCGCCCGGACTGCGGGGAGAGGGGACAGTGTCCAGATCCGAGGCTCTGACCGCTGCAATCGCTGCCTGCCAAGGctgggccagcccagcccccatcaCAGGCCAGGGTGGCCTGAGCAGCCTCAGGAAGCTGGAGGGAAGTCACCCACAGCTGAGGCCACAACACAGGGTCATGGCCAGCAGGGCGCCCTGACCCCCTGCCACGCACGGTGACGGGCCTGAGGACAGAGAACTCCAGAGCCCACTCAGCTCCAGCGGGGAGCCAGGCGCCAAGACCTGCCACCCAGTGCCAGCAGAGAGCCAGGTGGCCCAGGGCTAAGATGTGGGGCAGGTCCCCTCACCAGGTGACTCAGGGCTAAGATGTGGGGCAGgtcccctcaccccacacccaCAATGCTGGCAGGGGCCGAGACATGGCACAGCTCCCCCTACCCCACACCCAGtgccagcagggagctgggcagccttgGCGCGATCCCCATTTATTCAGCTCTTTTCACTCTGCAATGAAGCCCCCCAACAATCTCCACCAGACAGGCTCCCCAGTCCCAACCTGGTTACAACTCCCCACCCAATGCCCcaagtcctcctcttcccccaccccacggcaccccagagcccagctgtctTGGCTGTTTGGACTGGGGAAACCCAGTGCCAGGGCAACAAGCACTTCCCCGCCCAGCAGCTCTGCGCTGCGGGTCCGGCGGGGGCGCAGGCAGACTACGAAATGCCCACGGCCCAGGCTGGTTCAGCAGCCCATcaagcagcccctgccctggaccCGCGGGCGCTGCCCGCTCACCTTGCTGCTCCAGCAGCGCGTTCTGGCGCTTGAGGTCGTCGATGTCCTGCTGGTGCGTGTGGTTTTTCCGGCGCATGTACTGGATGTACTCGGTGGCTTTGTCGAGGATTTGGGCCCGGGATGCCTGTTGCAATAGTAGgaaaaaacataacaaaataaaGACCTAGTTCATGGGGGGGAGCTCCCAGGCCCCTCCTCCCCGCCAGGAGGACAGGCCCCGCAGCTTGGTAGGCCTAGGCATGGAGCGGGTGGTGTGAgcggctcagccagagcctgtgGCAAGACTAAGCCCATCGCAGGGGGGAGCGCCCGACACAGTGACGCTACCTGaggctgcagagagcctgagcccatcgctgggggcggggaggagggagctgcccTGGGTGTGCACAACACAGTGATGATGTCTCCGCTTGCGTCGGCTGGGCCCTGGCCCTGCGGCAGGAGGGGTGCTCTGTGCACCTGCCCTGGTGTGGAGCAGTAAGCCTATTGGCTGGCATTGCTCGGGAAGCCAACTAGACCCTGGCAGAGACGGTGCGTGCAGCGGTAGCTACGAGTGTGGCTCCCACACTGGTAATACAGGCTGGAATGAGGGCCCGGTATAGAGCATTGTGCTGCAGCCCAGATGCACTAGGTGGCAATACTTGTTTCCTCATTTTTCTTTCCCAAAACCCTAGGAGGTTCTCCCCAAAGGCACCATTAGAGGAATGGTACAACTTCAAAGTCAGCTGCCCCGGCCAGCTGTGATGGGATTAAGGCTGCCAGcatcaccttaactctgcccttctGGCACATGCTGCAATGCAGTTGTTCATCACCCAATCAGCCTTACTTGGTGCCCAGGAGGGACAGTGCCCAGCGGGGGAGGTAGTGATCCCTGTCCAAGGGGCAGCCCCCTGGCCCTAGTTACTGTTCAAGCTGCACCAGAGGGTCGCTGGCATGGCAGAGTGCCTGACAACACTGAGCCACATGCCTGGGACCCACAGCCCCTTTGACagctggcaaactgaggcacagattatgCAGCCTGCATGGGGTCACTCACAGCGTCTGAGGCTAGAAGCAGCTTTGCTGGGGCCCACCCACTGCCTGAAGCCCAGCTCCAttcactgctgctgcagggagggggggacAGGCCCAGGCTGGCCTCAGCCGCTGTCCAACAGGCAGGCTGGAGGAGAGTGAGGCACTGCACTAAGCCTGGCCCATCTCCACAGGCTGCACATGGGTGTCCCAGCAGCTCACCGCCACACACCGAGCCGAGCTCAGCGCTGCTCAGAAGCTAAGGAGGATCTGGCCATGGCAGCCCTCAGATGGGAGGCCGGAAAGGCTATCCCCAGCCCGCCTGAAGTGGAGCCAAGTGAGGACAGTGTGGGGCTTGCGGAGGCCTCCTCTCCACCCAGGGGACGCACTCAATGCCCCCTGGGCATTTTGCACCCGAGCTAGGGGCACTCCCGCACCATGGCCTGGCTGATCCCAGCCTGCTCCCCAAGACAGTGTGCTGCACTTCCTGACACATCGCTGGGcctccagaggtggcagcatATGACGGGATTACTCTGCTTCCAGGGGGAGCAGGAGAAACCCCTGCGTTCAGGTTGACTGACCTTTCCTATTATAATCCCTTGTTTTCACAGCCGATGACCCAGGTGAACATATTACAGTTACACAGGATGGGGTTCTCTTGTTGGATCGCTTGAAAACGCAGTAGGGAATTCCAAATCTGAGCTCTGCATGGAGGAGTAACGCTCAACACCTCTCTCTGCTGAGACAGCATCACCCCGGCAACTCCCCCGCTGAGATTTCCAAAAGTGGGGGCCTCCCACGGGGTTCCTACCTCCAGATTTCAGCAGCCCAGCGAGTGGCCTGACTTGCTGTGCTAAGCAAGAGGCTGTGAGGAGCAGTGCCACAAATCAGGGCCCAGGTAAGGACTCAGGAGCCAACTGCAAGCCCCCGTtctcagcccaagcctgaatgagGAAGGGTGGGTCTGGTCAGGGCTGCGATACAGCATCATTGACCTGACTGCACCCAGGAATGCTGCCTAGCAGGACATGTGCTTGGCCTGGAGCCTCCAAATAGCTCTGGCCTTTCCAAAGAGCCGGGTCTGTGCTTCCTCATTCTTTCCACAGAGCTCTGACGAACAGCTAGCTCCACCCACAGTCTGAAAGGACCCACGACTCTCCTTAGCCTCCTAGCTTGGTGCTGGTGCCAACTCCCTTTGAAACAACACAGACCAGAAGGTAGGTCGGCAGTCAAGAGCCTGGCTTTTCCAATCCACGGGGCCTCCTCCCAGGAgcccccagctctcccctgccAGCCGACCCAGAGCAACAGGAGGCCAGAAGAACTGGGTGCCAGAGACCAGGGCAGAGGCAGGCGGTGTCCTGGGCAGGTCTGGGGGGGAACAGGATGGCGCCATAGCAAGGGAGCAGGATGCTGTACGGCAGGTCCAAACCCGAAGCAGTTCTGCGCCCCGGCCATTCTCAGGGCGGCATGACACTGCCCGCTGACCCAGTGTCACCAGCTGCCTGCCCGAGGCTGGAGGCCGCACAGCCGGCCTTAGGGAAGCCCCGTCATTACATGTCCAGCACTAAGACGTCTCACGAGAGATGGGGCCCTGCCCAGGCGGCCGCTGCCCTGGGCGCAAGGCTTGCCCACAGCAGGCCAGAAGACGCCTGCCTACATCAAGGCTCCCAGTCTCCAGGGCGGGCACCTTTGCCGCTGTCTCCTGGGCTGTACAACCCAGACACCCAAGGCTGCCACCAGGAAGGCCACAGCCTGGCGCCAGGTCCCCGCCAGGGGAAGGCAGGCTGACTTGTGAACGAGTTGGGAGACTTGAAGTGTTTGGGCATGAAGCTGTGCCGGGACAGTCCCAGTGCCAGGCCAAGTCTCCATGTGGTGGGGAGACCATGTGTGGACAGCAGGAGAAGCAAGCCCTGCCCGCAGCCTGCCCCAGCGAGGTGTTGGATGAGCACCAGCCCAGCAGGGCACAGCCATGGCTGCGGGCTGGCGGAGGAGGAAATTCTGGGCCCAAAAGGGACAGACCAGCAGCTCTGGAGGACAGCAGGGTGCTCTGCCGACAGACACGCTGCACTGCCGGCTGGGAGGGCATGGCAGGACAGGCAGCGCTCATCCCTCCCCGACCCCTCAGACCACGGGATCTAGGCAACAATGCAGCTCTCCTAGCAACTCCATTGTACCGTTTCTCCCTCAGATCAACCTACCCCGCCCACCTCTGCACCTTTCCTCCGGAGTCTGGCTCTGCTCCCCTACCTCGTCTGGGATACCCACTGGTGCGCCGGGGCCCCTCTGTGCTGGTCCACTGAGGATACCAGCCTTGACAGCCGCCAGCCCAGGCGCCCTGGTCTCTTAGCTCAAGCAGGAGcagctcaggcttccagctctgGAGGGCCCTGGTTTGATCCCCGATGTGTCAGCGGCCATCACATCTCCTCAGAtgccccccccatccctggtACTGAGGCACCCAGCACAGAAAACACCCCAGGGGCCTCCCTGCACTGGATCTCAGCCCCCAGCGGCACTCACGCGGGGTGGGTCTCACTGGGTCACTCCTGGCCCCTGTCTCTAAGCCCGGGCTGCAGGGTGGCCGGCAGAGCGTGTGCAGGAGGAAGCCAGGCCAGGCCGGGGGCTAGCTCTCTCAGTAAACTCACCTTCTCTCCCTGGAGGGACGGGACGGAGTCCCGCAGACTGTGGAAGCTGTCTTTGATGTGGTCCCTGCGCTTGCGCTCCAGCGCGTTGTGGTGCGCCCTCTTGTCCGCCTGCAAGGAAAGGACACAGAGATGGGGTGTTAGGGACCTTCAGCCTGGCCCAGAGGGGATGGCGCTGCGCTCGGGGGACAGCGGTCTCTGGAGTGCGGCCCTGCTGGATGcaaagaaagagagggaggaagaagagcagcGGCGGCAGCGGCCACAGTAGCTGGAGGAAGAGCTGCGGTCCAGGCAGgaagaggccccgcccccacgctcaggccggccccgcccccacgctCACAACCAACCAGGATCATTCAGCAACTGACGCTAACGGCCAGCGTAGATCACACGCCTAGGCGGCGTCCCCCGGGAAGGGCCAGGTGCCAACAGAGACGTCAGCCCCAGCAACAGGTCCGGCCTGCACACGGAGCTTCAGCACCAGATACCCGAGGGGTCAAGGGTGAAGAATCAGACTCAGCTGGGAACCTCCGGGGCTGGAGAGAGTCCCATTCTGTCCTCCCACCTCTGCCCATGctggaggggctgcaggaggctCTGCGACCACCCAGCTTCCTCCTCCGTCACCTCAAACCCCAACCACTCCTCACAACCTGCGCGCAACAGGCATCGCCATGCCGGCAGGTCCCTTAAATTCCAGGGGCAGATGGGACCATGAGATCATCGCGTCTGGCCTCCGAATGGGATGCCAGGTGCCATGCTGGCGTGGGCACAGTTTTCCCTCAGAACCCATTTCTCTGGCAGCCTCAAGTGCCCACAGGTTCCGGTCACCTTCCTGTGCTGACTGACTCAGGTACGGGATGGAGAGCAGGTGACGCATGCTGCCAACACGTCGACACGGGCTTGGGGGAGGTAGTTCCTGGAGGCGAGCTGGCACAGACGGGGGCTAGGAGACACATATGCAGCACTCTTACCAGGCCCAAATGCCACCTGGTCCTGCAGCCCAGGCAGCCTTCCCATTCACCGGCATGACTGCGCCAGGGCCCCAGCTGCCAGGCGTTACCAGCAGGGCATCGGGGACACAGCGTGCCCCAACCTACAGGCTGGGCAATGCCATCGCGTGCTGGATCCACTTAGCAAAGATCTGAGCTCTCAAGCCTGGGGCCTGAAAACCacattccctcccctcctcccagcacaggcAGGCAGACACCCTGCCATCAGCTCCCTGGGGGACCAGCAACTGGCCAGCTTCTGCTCTTCACAAGGCCTTTGACTAGAGCTCTCCGTGCCAGCTGTTCACGGAGAAGGCACAGTGCCACACCTACCCTGGGCTGTTCCTGTGGGCAGGGGAAACGCAGGGGCCAGCTGCCCCCTAGTCATCCACCGCCAGGGGTTTCAGTACGGCACGCAGGCGCTCTGTCTTACAAGGAGTTGGCCCCaacagcagcctgtcaggcacaAAGGTACTGCTAATCCCTCCTGCCTTCCCGGGGCCAGGCCCGCCCCTTGGCCATCCGCAGAGAGCCGTGTTGGAGACCCAGGCTGAACTGGTCCCTTGACTGGCATGCGGGAGGCCGTGTGCTCCCTCCAAGCTGGGCTATTTGTATGCAGATCACTTTCCCCAGCCTCCCTGATGCTGGCAAGCAGCTGCAGCCTACGATAAGTCAAATTCAGTCATTTTGGGCTCCCCCACTCCCCGGGCACTCGCTCAGCTCACCCCCTACCAGCCCTGGCAGCAGCACAAAGAGGCAGCTGTGCTGGGAGCTTCTCCCCAACCAAAGCAGAGCCTCTGTCCAGTGCCTGGGTGAACACAGCCAGGCTGGACGTTCCAGTCCTGGGAGCCGGGGCCGTACAAAGGCAGAGCCGGGAGAACTAGGCAGACGCAAAGCCGCGGGCAGCCGCTGCCGCAC comes from Lepidochelys kempii isolate rLepKem1 chromosome 6, rLepKem1.hap2, whole genome shotgun sequence and encodes:
- the MAX gene encoding protein max isoform X4, which codes for MSDNDDIEVESDADKRAHHNALERKRRDHIKDSFHSLRDSVPSLQGEKASRAQILDKATEYIQYMRRKNHTHQQDIDDLKRQNALLEQQVRALEKARSSAQLQANYSSSDSSLYTNPKGSAISAFDGGSDSSSESEPDEPQSRKKLRMEAS
- the MAX gene encoding protein max isoform X3 → MSDNDDIEVESDADKRAHHNALERKRRDHIKDSFHSLRDSVPSLQGEKQQASRAQILDKATEYIQYMRRKNHTHQQDIDDLKRQNALLEQQVRALEKARSSAQLQANYSSSDSSLYTNPKGSAISAFDGGSDSSSESEPDEPQSRKKLRMEAS
- the MAX gene encoding protein max isoform X1; the protein is MSDNDDIEVESDEEQPRFQSAADKRAHHNALERKRRDHIKDSFHSLRDSVPSLQGEKQQASRAQILDKATEYIQYMRRKNHTHQQDIDDLKRQNALLEQQVRALEKARSSAQLQANYSSSDSSLYTNPKGSAISAFDGGSDSSSESEPDEPQSRKKLRMEAS
- the MAX gene encoding protein max isoform X2, with the protein product MSDNDDIEVESDEEQPRFQSAADKRAHHNALERKRRDHIKDSFHSLRDSVPSLQGEKASRAQILDKATEYIQYMRRKNHTHQQDIDDLKRQNALLEQQVRALEKARSSAQLQANYSSSDSSLYTNPKGSAISAFDGGSDSSSESEPDEPQSRKKLRMEAS